One segment of Thermoleophilia bacterium DNA contains the following:
- a CDS encoding DUF6485 family protein, whose product MECKKEKNLARCNCSYEPCSRKGICCDCLAYHIRNRELPACAFPAAAERTYDRSFAHFARLVNEGKV is encoded by the coding sequence GTGGAATGCAAGAAAGAAAAGAATCTTGCCCGGTGTAACTGTTCCTATGAGCCTTGCTCCCGCAAGGGCATCTGCTGCGACTGCCTGGCTTATCACATTAGGAACCGGGAACTTCCCGCCTGTGCTTTCCCCGCTGCCGCTGAGCGCACTTATGACCGCAGCTTTGCTCATTTTGCTCGGCTTGTAAACGAGGGGAAAGTGTAG
- a CDS encoding NAD(P)-dependent alcohol dehydrogenase produces MGKITSAAVLYQPGTPYSMEEVELDDPKAGEVLVRIEACGICHTDATMQYIMPMPCVIGHEGVGIIEEVGPGVQDLKPGDRVILSWPACGKCLNCLSGQRYICEEQFGLLFAGSRPDGSRTIKLKGEWIGGAFFQQSSFANHAIASVSTVVKVDKDLPPELLAALPCGVMTGAGSVLNTMGMGPQDDLLVFGAGAVGLAAVMAAKLAGVYPIIVVDIKPERLDLALEVGATHVINAAQEDVVAKVREILPQGIRFAFDASGSPAPWPIVANLFRYGGIFGVAGVPSGMTLGERPTEMFSKAVRVQFIMGGHSIPQVFIPRMIEWYKQGRFPVDRLIMTFPFSQINEAFEASHEGKAVKPVLLMS; encoded by the coding sequence ATGGGTAAGATCACCAGTGCTGCTGTTCTCTACCAACCAGGTACTCCGTACTCCATGGAAGAAGTTGAGCTTGACGACCCCAAGGCCGGTGAAGTGCTAGTCCGCATAGAGGCCTGCGGGATCTGTCACACCGATGCCACCATGCAGTACATCATGCCCATGCCCTGTGTAATCGGCCACGAAGGCGTGGGAATAATCGAAGAAGTGGGCCCAGGTGTCCAGGATCTAAAGCCGGGGGACCGCGTAATCCTTTCATGGCCCGCGTGTGGCAAATGTCTTAATTGTCTAAGCGGCCAGCGCTATATCTGCGAGGAGCAGTTTGGGCTTTTGTTCGCTGGCTCACGGCCAGATGGGTCGCGTACCATAAAGCTCAAGGGAGAATGGATAGGCGGAGCATTTTTCCAGCAGTCTTCTTTTGCCAACCATGCCATTGCGTCCGTCAGTACCGTGGTTAAGGTGGATAAGGACCTGCCGCCGGAGCTGCTAGCTGCCCTCCCGTGCGGGGTTATGACCGGAGCCGGTTCTGTCCTTAACACAATGGGTATGGGTCCCCAGGATGATCTTTTGGTCTTTGGCGCAGGCGCGGTAGGTTTGGCTGCCGTTATGGCCGCAAAGCTGGCTGGCGTCTACCCGATCATCGTAGTAGACATCAAGCCCGAGCGCTTGGACCTCGCCCTTGAGGTAGGAGCAACCCATGTGATCAACGCCGCTCAGGAAGATGTTGTCGCTAAGGTTCGGGAGATTCTGCCCCAAGGTATTAGGTTTGCCTTTGACGCCTCCGGTTCACCTGCTCCGTGGCCGATCGTAGCCAACCTATTCCGGTATGGCGGCATCTTTGGCGTAGCTGGAGTACCCAGCGGGATGACTCTTGGGGAGCGCCCGACCGAGATGTTCTCCAAGGCAGTGCGCGTCCAATTCATCATGGGCGGGCACTCAATCCCACAGGTGTTCATTCCTCGCATGATCGAGTGGTACAAGCAGGGGCGGTTCCCCGTTGACCGTCTGATCATGACCTTCCCGTTCTCCCAGATCAACGAAGCCTTCGAAGCTTCGCATGAAGGTAAAGCAGTAAAGCCGGTGCTACTTATGTCCTAG
- a CDS encoding MoaD/ThiS family protein: MRVKVSFLGFFRNQLGRPSLEVELADGSTYRDLLNAIAPNVEGQLPEWAWDATNRIFTRRVLVSRNLQGDLRDEATVLADGDEIVVVPPLAGG; encoded by the coding sequence TTGCGCGTAAAAGTTAGCTTTTTGGGCTTTTTCCGCAATCAACTTGGTCGTCCTTCCCTGGAGGTGGAGCTGGCCGACGGCTCCACCTACAGGGATCTCTTGAACGCCATTGCTCCGAATGTTGAGGGGCAGCTGCCCGAATGGGCTTGGGATGCGACAAATCGTATATTTACCCGCCGCGTACTTGTAAGCCGTAACCTGCAGGGAGACCTACGTGACGAAGCTACCGTCCTTGCCGACGGGGACGAGATTGTTGTGGTTCCTCCTCTGGCCGGAGGGTAG